The Pseudomonas sp. DG56-2 genome contains a region encoding:
- the motA gene encoding flagellar motor stator protein MotA gives MAKIIGIIVVFASVLGGYVLSHGKIAALIQPFEVLIIGGAAFGAFLQANPGYMTMHVIKKSLKMFGTRFTHTFYVEVLGLVYEILNKSRREGMMAIEADIEDAASSPIFAKYPAVLGDERMTAFICDYLRIMSTGNMAPHELEGLFDMELLSMKEELEHPSHAVTGIADGMPGFGIVAAVLGIVVTMASLGDGDQQAIGLHVGAALVGTFFGILAAYGFFGPLATALRQDAREELNVYEAIKASLVASASGMPPSLAVEFGRKVLFPAHRPSFAELEQAVRGR, from the coding sequence ATGGCTAAAATTATCGGCATCATCGTCGTATTCGCGAGTGTGCTCGGCGGATATGTTCTGTCTCACGGCAAAATTGCGGCACTGATTCAGCCTTTCGAGGTCTTGATCATCGGTGGCGCAGCCTTTGGTGCGTTCTTGCAGGCGAACCCCGGTTACATGACCATGCATGTAATCAAAAAGTCGCTGAAAATGTTCGGCACACGCTTTACCCACACGTTTTATGTCGAGGTGCTCGGGTTGGTCTACGAGATCCTCAACAAAAGCCGCCGCGAAGGCATGATGGCGATCGAGGCCGATATCGAAGATGCCGCCTCCAGCCCGATCTTTGCCAAATACCCGGCGGTGCTGGGCGATGAACGTATGACTGCCTTCATCTGTGACTATCTGCGCATCATGTCCACCGGCAACATGGCTCCCCATGAGCTCGAAGGCCTGTTCGACATGGAGCTGTTGAGCATGAAGGAAGAGCTCGAGCACCCGTCCCATGCCGTGACCGGTATCGCCGATGGCATGCCAGGCTTCGGTATCGTGGCTGCAGTATTGGGTATCGTGGTGACCATGGCCTCGTTGGGCGATGGCGACCAGCAGGCCATCGGCCTGCACGTGGGTGCGGCGTTGGTAGGTACCTTCTTCGGTATTCTCGCGGCCTACGGTTTCTTCGGCCCGCTGGCCACCGCGCTGCGCCAGGACGCCCGCGAAGAACTCAACGTCTATGAAGCGATCAAGGCTTCGCTGGTGGCTTCGGCTTCCGGCATGCCGCCGTCTCTGGCAGTGGAATTCGGGCGCAAGGTGCTGTTCCCGGCCCACCGTCCAAGTTTCGCCGAGCTGGAACAAGCGGTTCGCGGACGCTAA